A genome region from Fodinibius salicampi includes the following:
- a CDS encoding NuoI/complex I 23 kDa subunit family protein — translation MPTPQNLEQPRANALNKNFERERDLSFLENLYLPEIFKALWYTLKQMFLPKTTLRYPEEKWNPPSIFRGRPVLVEDDGKERCVACGLCARACPPLAISMQANEDEEDPKERYPDFFEINMLRCIYCGYCEEVCPEEAIVMSKDYDIVFESREEAIYDKERLLVPKEDLKERLDFLREYKNNQFGQFWDFQEENNIHSVRDRDREFNSGLSLVDMLEQQEHNDNVEAKSHWER, via the coding sequence ATGCCGACACCACAAAATTTAGAGCAACCGCGGGCAAATGCGCTTAACAAAAACTTTGAGCGCGAGCGGGATTTATCTTTTTTAGAAAATTTATATCTGCCGGAAATATTTAAGGCGCTGTGGTATACTCTTAAGCAAATGTTTTTGCCCAAAACTACGCTTCGTTATCCCGAGGAAAAGTGGAATCCGCCTTCTATCTTTCGCGGAAGACCGGTTTTGGTTGAGGATGATGGGAAAGAACGATGCGTGGCATGCGGACTCTGTGCCCGGGCTTGTCCGCCACTGGCAATTAGTATGCAGGCTAATGAGGATGAAGAGGATCCTAAAGAGCGATATCCGGACTTCTTTGAAATTAATATGCTGCGTTGTATTTACTGTGGTTATTGTGAAGAAGTCTGTCCCGAGGAAGCCATTGTAATGAGCAAAGACTATGATATTGTATTTGAATCAAGGGAAGAGGCTATTTACGATAAAGAACGGCTACTCGTTCCCAAAGAGGACCTGAAAGAACGGCTTGATTTTCTTCGGGAATATAAAAACAATCAATTTGGACAGTTCTGGGATTTTCAGGAAGAAAACAATATTCATTCTGTCCGCGACCGTGATCGGGAATTTAATTCCGGCCTTTCTCTTGTTGATATGCTAGAACAACAAGAGCATAACGATAATGTGGAAGCCAAATCTCATTGGGAACGGTAG
- a CDS encoding succinylglutamate desuccinylase/aspartoacylase family protein, with the protein MSDSEVININGHQVGRGEQKQIELNIARLPTHTNIDLPIQLFRGKEEGPVLLLTGGLHGDEINGVEIIRRMIHQNLLMPQRGTVIAIPLVNTYGFIQNIRGLPDGKDINRSFPGSESGSLASLMAYTLMNKIIPHVDYGVDFHTGGEARSNYPQIRCEWENKSNQEIARAFSPPLILDSSVIDGTFRKAAQEKGTPIIVFEGGEALRFDDFTIQEGMNGALRLMHYLDMIEEGPEKQDTEIYDSSPWIRAHYGGLFQHESKLGDHVEKDQILGYISDPYGELWYEVKSPEEGRVIGLNNAPVVYKGDALVHIACDFLKTI; encoded by the coding sequence ATGTCTGATTCAGAGGTAATAAACATTAATGGGCATCAGGTTGGCCGGGGAGAACAAAAACAAATTGAACTTAATATCGCCCGGCTTCCAACCCACACAAATATTGATCTTCCTATACAACTTTTCCGGGGCAAAGAGGAGGGACCGGTACTGCTATTGACCGGGGGATTACACGGGGATGAGATCAATGGCGTAGAAATTATACGCCGGATGATCCACCAAAATTTGCTCATGCCTCAAAGAGGTACCGTTATTGCCATTCCATTAGTTAATACCTACGGTTTTATACAAAATATTCGCGGATTGCCTGATGGTAAGGATATTAACAGAAGTTTTCCCGGTTCGGAATCTGGCTCACTGGCCAGCCTAATGGCTTATACTCTGATGAATAAAATTATTCCTCATGTAGACTATGGAGTAGATTTTCATACCGGAGGCGAGGCCAGATCGAATTATCCCCAAATTCGCTGTGAATGGGAAAACAAGTCAAACCAGGAAATAGCCCGGGCTTTTTCACCTCCGCTTATTCTTGACTCATCAGTAATCGATGGAACATTCCGAAAGGCAGCTCAGGAAAAAGGGACTCCTATTATTGTGTTTGAAGGAGGAGAAGCGCTTCGATTTGATGATTTTACGATTCAGGAAGGCATGAACGGAGCACTGAGGCTTATGCACTATCTTGATATGATTGAGGAAGGCCCTGAAAAGCAGGATACGGAGATATATGATTCCTCTCCATGGATTCGGGCCCATTATGGTGGATTATTTCAGCATGAATCAAAACTCGGAGACCACGTAGAGAAAGATCAAATTTTAGGATATATAAGTGATCCTTATGGTGAACTTTGGTATGAGGTGAAGAGCCCGGAAGAAGGACGGGTTATAGGTCTTAATAATGCGCCTGTTGTATATAAAGGAGATGCCCTGGTACATATAGCTTGCGATTTTCTCAAAACAATTTAA
- a CDS encoding adenine phosphoribosyltransferase has translation MDEVRQKIIALLKENIRNVPDFPKAGIQFKDITPLLRNPDTLELTSQILSRPFRNANIDYVVGLESRGFLFGTNLAQDLHAGFVPIRKPGKLPAETISATYALEYGEDTIEIHKDSFATGDRVLIHDDLIATGGSALAATELVEQLGAEVAGYSFIAELAALSGRDQLKENIPIDILLAL, from the coding sequence ATGGACGAAGTTAGACAAAAGATTATTGCATTACTTAAAGAAAATATCCGGAATGTACCGGATTTTCCGAAAGCGGGTATCCAATTCAAGGACATAACTCCTTTATTACGCAATCCCGATACGCTGGAGTTAACCTCACAAATTCTTTCCCGTCCTTTTCGTAATGCCAATATTGATTACGTAGTTGGCCTTGAGTCCCGTGGCTTTTTATTTGGTACTAATTTGGCCCAGGACCTCCATGCCGGATTTGTTCCTATACGTAAACCGGGGAAACTGCCCGCAGAAACGATCTCCGCTACTTATGCCCTCGAGTATGGGGAGGATACAATTGAAATCCATAAAGATTCCTTTGCCACAGGAGACAGGGTATTGATTCACGATGACTTGATAGCTACCGGTGGTTCCGCTTTAGCAGCGACTGAATTAGTGGAACAATTGGGAGCAGAAGTAGCCGGATACTCCTTTATAGCCGAATTAGCCGCTCTTTCTGGCCGGGATCAGCTTAAGGAAAATATCCCCATAGATATTTTATTGGCCCTTTAA
- a CDS encoding DUF952 domain-containing protein, translated as MKRNKMRDDLIFHITTEENFNTFKKNKNYEPESLDEDGFIHCSSGHQVESTANKKFAGQDKLLLLVIDVTALNSTIKYEKDPESGKKYPHIYGPLDTNAIIDKIEVLAEDNGDFKIGFISKT; from the coding sequence ATGAAAAGAAACAAAATGCGCGACGATTTAATCTTTCATATAACTACCGAAGAAAATTTTAATACATTTAAAAAAAATAAAAACTATGAGCCGGAATCCCTTGATGAGGACGGATTTATCCACTGCTCTTCCGGTCACCAGGTAGAAAGTACGGCAAATAAAAAATTTGCTGGACAAGATAAATTATTATTATTGGTGATAGATGTCACGGCACTGAATTCAACAATTAAATATGAGAAGGATCCCGAAAGCGGAAAGAAATATCCCCATATTTATGGTCCGCTTGATACCAATGCCATTATAGATAAAATTGAGGTCTTGGCCGAAGATAACGGTGACTTTAAAATTGGCTTTATATCAAAGACTTAA
- a CDS encoding ATP-dependent zinc protease family protein, producing MQEKKLKIIGRLERINFPEWDLFDIDAKIDTGAYTSSLHCHHIEPFSKEGRSYVRFNLLDPSHETYNEKLFELPVHATKNIKSSNGTTEQRYIIKTAIRLLDKEFKAELSLADRSEMRYPVLLGRKFINKRFVVDVSKKYLSDNN from the coding sequence TTGCAAGAAAAGAAATTAAAAATAATCGGCCGGCTTGAACGCATCAATTTTCCGGAGTGGGATCTTTTTGATATAGATGCTAAAATAGATACTGGAGCCTATACTTCAAGCCTTCACTGCCATCATATTGAACCATTTTCTAAGGAAGGACGCTCGTATGTCCGTTTTAACCTGCTGGATCCGTCTCATGAAACCTACAATGAAAAGCTTTTTGAACTTCCTGTTCATGCTACAAAAAATATTAAAAGTTCTAACGGAACCACAGAACAGCGTTATATTATCAAAACAGCAATACGCCTTTTAGACAAAGAATTTAAAGCTGAACTTTCTTTAGCCGATCGCTCAGAAATGCGTTATCCGGTACTTTTAGGGCGTAAATTTATCAACAAACGCTTTGTAGTAGATGTATCAAAAAAATATTTATCTGATAATAATTAA
- the tadA gene encoding tRNA adenosine(34) deaminase TadA has translation MNNDISGAKKHLQFMRQAFHLAEQAYEEKEVPVGAIVVKDDQIIGKGYNQTERLKDPTAHAEMLAISAACSTLEEKYLTGCTLYVTLEPCPMCAGGLVWAKIDTVIIGALDAKAGGCGSIFNIAGSEKLNHQPKVLHGFMEKDCEWLLKQFFQERRGKQNGQQ, from the coding sequence ATGAATAACGATATCTCCGGGGCCAAGAAACATCTCCAGTTTATGAGGCAGGCTTTTCATCTGGCAGAGCAGGCCTACGAAGAAAAAGAGGTTCCTGTTGGAGCAATAGTTGTCAAAGACGATCAAATTATTGGGAAAGGATATAACCAAACTGAACGGCTAAAAGACCCGACGGCTCATGCAGAAATGCTGGCAATATCAGCAGCCTGTTCTACCCTTGAAGAAAAATATCTCACGGGTTGTACGCTCTATGTAACGCTTGAACCCTGTCCCATGTGTGCTGGTGGATTAGTGTGGGCCAAAATTGATACCGTTATTATTGGGGCCCTTGATGCTAAAGCTGGTGGCTGTGGAAGCATATTTAATATTGCAGGCAGTGAAAAATTAAATCATCAGCCTAAAGTTCTACATGGATTCATGGAAAAAGACTGCGAATGGCTTTTAAAGCAATTTTTCCAAGAACGCCGGGGGAAACAGAACGGCCAGCAATAA
- a CDS encoding hydroxypyruvate isomerase family protein, giving the protein MDRKNFLKNGLLAGSVMATGVGASSLAQTETIEGRPEGKNDFNLNYAPHFGMFRHHAGDDLLDQLTFMAERGFTALEDNGLMGRNPEMQKKIGERLAKLDMQMGVFVIDKGGNGANTFASDNEEHTEIFVNACKEAVEVAKRVNAKWMTVVPGNFERRLPMDIQTSNVIETLRRGAEILEPHGLVMVLEPLSDTPDLYLRTSAQTHMICKAVNSPSCKILYDIYHMQKNEGNLIRNIDLCWDEIAYFQQGDNPGRNEPGTGEINFKNVFKHIHDKGFDGIMGMEHGNSMDGREGEQAVIDAYLEADSF; this is encoded by the coding sequence ATGGACAGGAAAAATTTCTTGAAAAATGGCCTCTTAGCCGGATCTGTCATGGCAACAGGGGTAGGGGCAAGTTCTCTTGCACAAACGGAAACGATTGAAGGCAGGCCTGAAGGTAAGAATGATTTTAATCTGAATTATGCTCCTCATTTCGGAATGTTCCGGCATCATGCAGGTGACGACCTTCTTGACCAGTTAACGTTTATGGCCGAAAGAGGATTCACCGCACTAGAAGATAACGGGCTAATGGGACGTAATCCCGAAATGCAGAAAAAGATTGGAGAACGACTAGCCAAACTGGATATGCAAATGGGTGTTTTTGTCATCGACAAAGGCGGCAATGGTGCCAATACGTTTGCATCAGATAACGAGGAACATACTGAAATCTTTGTAAATGCCTGCAAAGAGGCTGTGGAAGTGGCTAAGCGGGTCAATGCGAAGTGGATGACCGTAGTACCCGGAAATTTTGAGCGGCGGCTTCCTATGGATATTCAAACCAGCAACGTTATTGAAACGCTGCGTCGGGGAGCGGAAATACTTGAACCTCACGGACTGGTAATGGTACTTGAACCGCTAAGTGATACGCCTGATTTGTATCTGCGTACCTCAGCCCAGACTCATATGATATGTAAGGCTGTAAACAGTCCTTCTTGTAAGATTCTGTATGACATATATCACATGCAGAAAAATGAAGGGAATCTTATCAGAAATATTGACTTGTGCTGGGATGAAATTGCCTACTTTCAACAGGGCGACAATCCAGGACGGAATGAACCTGGTACCGGAGAAATTAACTTTAAAAACGTCTTTAAGCATATTCATGACAAAGGCTTCGACGGTATTATGGGAATGGAACACGGTAATTCAATGGATGGCAGGGAAGGCGAGCAGGCGGTTATCGATGCTTACCTTGAAGCCGATTCTTTTTAA
- a CDS encoding BBE domain-containing protein: MKSKYDPKNFFHVNQNIKPELI, from the coding sequence ATAAAGTCCAAATATGATCCTAAAAACTTTTTCCATGTTAACCAGAATATTAAACCAGAGTTAATTTGA
- a CDS encoding fasciclin domain-containing protein gives MEKLFKIFGFLVFGILFIGIQNIAAQSVFETLKSNGQTSEFAAALENAGLDDRLSGNSGSFTVFAPSNNAFAQVDDKLKTDSNFLLNHIITGSATKRSLQHMSQVTCLSGITIEIVKMDNGSLSIENYPLEQSNIRAGNGVIHIINGVIQ, from the coding sequence ATGGAAAAATTATTCAAAATATTCGGATTTTTGGTTTTTGGAATATTATTTATCGGAATTCAAAATATTGCTGCACAATCTGTATTTGAAACACTAAAATCAAATGGACAGACGTCAGAGTTTGCAGCGGCGCTCGAAAATGCCGGATTGGATGATCGACTTTCTGGTAATAGCGGATCGTTTACCGTATTTGCTCCTTCGAATAATGCTTTTGCCCAAGTGGATGACAAACTTAAAACAGATTCAAATTTTCTCTTGAACCATATTATTACGGGTTCTGCTACTAAGCGGAGCCTACAACATATGTCACAGGTAACTTGCCTCAGTGGTATTACTATAGAGATAGTAAAAATGGATAATGGCTCTCTTTCTATAGAAAACTATCCCCTGGAACAAAGCAACATTCGGGCTGGCAATGGAGTTATTCACATTATAAACGGAGTGATTCAATAG
- a CDS encoding FAD:protein FMN transferase, translating to MGTLFTLIFYAPDDSTAQSAADLAFKRIEQLNTILSDYDPNSNLNKLSERSGSDKYIPVDSTLFTVVSKSQEVAEETNGAFDITIGPFVRLWREIRQMEEPKLPDRKVLKDLSTRIGYQNVALDSSTTSIALEQENMQLDLGAIAKGYTTDEVLRILGNQNIHSALIDAGGDIRVGDPPPGKNGWIIRIPVHTKEGTSNNITLQLSNRAVATSGDLFQYVYINGERYSHIINPKSGMGLTTQSMVTVIAPDGITADSYASALSVMDAEEGISLINQKCSVEGRIEYQHQTEEGIKINQSAHFNRLILDSE from the coding sequence ATGGGAACACTTTTTACTCTCATTTTTTATGCGCCCGATGATTCAACAGCACAATCAGCTGCAGACTTGGCTTTTAAAAGGATTGAGCAGTTAAATACCATATTAAGCGATTATGATCCCAATAGTAATCTCAATAAGCTATCCGAACGCTCTGGATCGGATAAATATATTCCGGTTGACTCTACCCTTTTTACCGTAGTAAGTAAATCACAGGAGGTTGCAGAAGAAACGAATGGGGCCTTTGATATTACTATTGGTCCATTCGTTAGGCTTTGGAGAGAAATACGCCAAATGGAGGAACCAAAATTACCAGATCGAAAGGTTTTGAAAGACCTCAGTACCCGTATCGGGTATCAGAATGTAGCCTTGGATTCCTCCACCACCTCAATTGCCTTGGAACAAGAAAATATGCAGTTGGATCTGGGGGCGATCGCTAAGGGGTATACAACGGATGAAGTACTTCGTATTTTAGGTAACCAAAATATCCATTCGGCCCTCATTGATGCCGGTGGCGATATCCGAGTCGGTGATCCGCCTCCGGGCAAAAATGGATGGATCATCCGGATACCTGTCCATACTAAAGAAGGAACTTCCAATAATATAACGCTTCAATTATCCAACCGGGCAGTTGCAACCTCCGGAGATTTGTTTCAGTATGTATATATCAATGGCGAGCGTTATTCACATATTATTAATCCCAAAAGCGGTATGGGATTAACGACACAAAGCATGGTTACGGTCATAGCGCCCGATGGTATTACAGCGGACAGCTATGCTTCAGCCCTCAGCGTAATGGATGCTGAGGAAGGAATATCTCTAATCAATCAAAAATGTAGTGTAGAGGGACGTATTGAATATCAACATCAAACAGAAGAAGGAATCAAGATAAATCAATCGGCTCATTTCAACCGATTGATTCTTGATTCTGAATAA
- a CDS encoding DUF4242 domain-containing protein, with protein MDIHYVGEISVADIREAHIKDLEVQEKYGVTYHQYWYNKEVGTVFCLMEGPDKDACIATHKEAHGFTACNIIEVEGGLYDLFMGNNSITENKVQI; from the coding sequence ATGGATATCCATTATGTTGGTGAGATTTCTGTTGCTGATATCCGGGAAGCTCATATTAAAGATTTAGAAGTTCAGGAAAAGTATGGTGTAACCTATCACCAGTACTGGTATAATAAAGAAGTCGGCACGGTATTCTGCCTGATGGAAGGACCGGATAAGGACGCTTGTATTGCTACCCATAAAGAAGCGCATGGGTTTACGGCATGTAATATTATAGAAGTGGAAGGTGGTCTCTATGATTTATTTATGGGTAATAATTCAATTACAGAAAATAAAGTCCAAATATGA
- a CDS encoding M28 family peptidase, which translates to MVSNLLSHIKQVAECPSFSTYEERLHPYIYSVFESITDDELIVEGNNLVFRLGNNPNKPTIALTAHLDKINHYGKDYPDLLPVAITDHYIEGAMDNSVGVGLLLYFAGKAKENPSWPNLLFFFSEMEESKGLKEHPDLLKNNGKDFDHGMGARRIAQACIDKDWLPDQVITLDTTPLFKGKQGIALYAKHWELNGLEETESLRLITEQVVQNFLAIDSTIQLHNNTNDYLHYGYEFNAHTGKDIISIALEPAIYPYHQKGERVFIEDLMQLVQILKAYLKYNDKLRK; encoded by the coding sequence ATGGTATCAAACCTTTTAAGCCATATTAAGCAAGTCGCTGAATGTCCTTCGTTCAGCACATATGAAGAGCGGCTTCATCCTTATATATATTCTGTATTTGAGTCCATAACTGATGATGAATTAATCGTTGAGGGAAATAATTTGGTTTTCCGATTAGGAAATAATCCTAATAAACCGACTATAGCTCTTACAGCACATCTGGATAAAATCAATCATTATGGAAAGGACTATCCGGATTTATTGCCAGTGGCTATTACCGACCATTATATAGAAGGAGCCATGGACAATAGTGTGGGGGTTGGACTCTTATTATATTTTGCGGGAAAGGCGAAAGAAAACCCTTCTTGGCCTAATCTTTTATTCTTTTTCTCGGAGATGGAAGAAAGTAAAGGACTAAAAGAGCACCCCGATTTACTCAAAAATAATGGTAAAGATTTTGATCATGGAATGGGAGCCAGGCGAATAGCTCAAGCCTGTATCGATAAGGATTGGTTACCTGATCAAGTGATTACATTAGATACCACACCATTATTCAAAGGAAAGCAGGGTATCGCACTATATGCCAAACACTGGGAGCTTAATGGCCTCGAAGAAACTGAATCACTGAGACTAATAACAGAACAAGTAGTACAAAACTTTCTCGCTATTGATTCAACCATCCAACTCCATAACAATACCAACGATTACTTACATTATGGATACGAATTTAATGCTCATACGGGTAAGGATATCATTTCAATAGCGCTTGAGCCTGCTATCTATCCTTATCATCAAAAGGGAGAACGTGTTTTTATAGAGGATCTAATGCAACTGGTCCAAATATTGAAAGCGTATCTCAAGTATAATGATAAGTTAAGGAAGTAG
- the rimK gene encoding 30S ribosomal protein S6--L-glutamate ligase — translation MHIVILSRNPKLYSTSRLVEAIEDSGHIATVLDHLKCDIVSEEDNPCIYYKGVKVKDVDAVIPRIGASVTFYGSAVVRQFEMMKVFTAVESQALVRSRDKLRSLQIMARAGVGMPKTVFTNYSTEVKKIIESVGGPPLIVKLLEGTQGVGVVLAPTFQAAESIIQAFHSMKARVIVQEYIEEAKGEDIRAFVIDGKVVGAMKRKGEEGEFRSNLHRGGSGNLIKLSKEERRTALVAAKAMGISVAGVDLLQSSRGPLALEVNSSPGLQGIEAATGKDIAGKIISFVERKTKQNKSKGNQIPRNV, via the coding sequence ATGCATATAGTAATTTTATCCCGAAATCCTAAACTTTACTCGACCTCCCGGCTTGTGGAAGCTATTGAAGACAGTGGACACATTGCTACGGTTCTCGATCATTTAAAATGTGACATTGTAAGTGAGGAGGACAACCCCTGTATCTATTATAAAGGAGTAAAAGTAAAAGATGTCGATGCTGTAATACCTCGAATTGGGGCTTCTGTTACTTTTTATGGTTCTGCTGTAGTACGACAATTTGAAATGATGAAAGTATTTACTGCTGTTGAGTCACAGGCTTTGGTTCGTTCTCGTGATAAGCTTCGCAGCCTTCAAATTATGGCAAGAGCAGGAGTAGGAATGCCCAAAACCGTTTTCACCAATTATTCCACCGAAGTAAAAAAAATTATCGAGTCTGTTGGAGGGCCTCCGCTTATTGTCAAACTACTTGAAGGAACCCAAGGGGTTGGGGTGGTGTTAGCTCCTACCTTCCAGGCAGCAGAATCCATTATTCAGGCCTTCCATAGCATGAAAGCGCGTGTGATTGTGCAGGAATATATTGAAGAAGCTAAGGGAGAAGATATACGGGCTTTTGTGATAGATGGTAAGGTGGTAGGTGCCATGAAGCGTAAAGGAGAAGAAGGAGAATTCCGCTCTAATTTACATAGAGGCGGTTCCGGTAACCTGATCAAGCTCAGCAAGGAAGAGCGGAGAACAGCCTTAGTCGCTGCTAAGGCGATGGGTATATCTGTAGCAGGGGTTGACCTGTTGCAGTCTAGTCGAGGCCCCTTGGCTCTTGAAGTAAACTCTTCTCCCGGCTTACAGGGTATTGAAGCTGCTACCGGAAAAGATATTGCCGGAAAAATCATCTCTTTTGTAGAGCGAAAAACGAAACAAAACAAGTCTAAAGGAAACCAGATTCCCAGAAATGTCTGA
- a CDS encoding redoxin domain-containing protein: MVPKVNTKAPDFTLKNTDGTGISLNDFSKRPKVLFFFPLAFSDVCTDELCSIRDNMKLYNAFDAKVIGISIDSFFALKAFKRSENINFTLLSDFNKEVSARYGVLYDDYFGMKGVAKRSTFVIDREGLIQYKEVLEDSSDLPDFKSIQKSLSSDNK; this comes from the coding sequence ATGGTACCTAAAGTAAATACCAAGGCTCCGGACTTTACATTGAAGAACACCGACGGTACAGGCATTTCGCTAAACGATTTTTCGAAAAGACCAAAAGTTCTTTTCTTCTTTCCATTGGCATTTTCCGATGTCTGTACTGATGAACTGTGTTCTATCCGGGACAATATGAAGCTGTATAATGCTTTTGATGCTAAAGTTATTGGTATAAGCATAGATAGCTTTTTTGCTTTAAAGGCATTCAAAAGATCAGAAAATATAAACTTTACCCTTTTAAGTGATTTTAATAAGGAAGTTAGCGCTCGCTATGGTGTCTTGTATGATGATTATTTTGGAATGAAGGGGGTTGCAAAGCGATCTACCTTTGTAATCGATAGGGAAGGATTAATACAGTATAAAGAAGTACTTGAAGACTCGTCCGATCTCCCAGATTTCAAATCAATTCAAAAAAGTCTTTCATCCGACAATAAATAA
- a CDS encoding Gfo/Idh/MocA family protein, which translates to MAQQNDDTKNGMSRKDFVRNASLAAGGVFLSTFPAMGGQRNKSNEMLKIALIGCGGRGTGAANQALTADSGNQLVAMADAFRDRLDDCYETLSKRYGDTEQLNVPEDHKFTGFDAYKKAIQLADVVILATPPGFRPVHFEEAVNADKHVFMEKPLATDVPGIHKILEAGKLAEQKNLNVVVGLQRHYQNSYREVSKRVHGGEIGSIVGGQVYWNSDGVWVRPREDGQTEMEYQMRNWYYFNWLCGDHILEQHIHNIDVANWMIGEYPASAQGMGGREVRNGKEHGQIFDHHFVEFTYPSGAVIASQCRHQEGTMNRVSEFFQTTEGTIDTAGDRGIITSWDGETLYDHNADGDINPYQQEHNELFAAIRNGEVINDTERSAKSTLTAIMGRMATYSGDVISWEDAMNGSKKLVPDALSWDSEPPVTPDENGNYPVPVPGVTDVLT; encoded by the coding sequence ATGGCTCAACAAAACGATGACACAAAAAATGGAATGTCCCGCAAAGATTTTGTCAGAAATGCTTCTCTGGCAGCTGGAGGCGTATTCTTAAGTACCTTTCCGGCAATGGGAGGACAGCGAAATAAAAGTAATGAAATGCTAAAAATTGCTCTTATCGGCTGTGGCGGACGTGGTACCGGTGCCGCTAACCAGGCGTTAACCGCAGATAGCGGTAATCAATTAGTTGCTATGGCTGATGCTTTTAGAGATCGTCTTGATGATTGCTATGAGACGCTGTCTAAAAGGTATGGAGATACGGAACAGCTTAATGTTCCGGAAGACCACAAGTTTACCGGCTTTGATGCCTATAAAAAGGCCATTCAGCTGGCAGATGTAGTAATTTTAGCCACACCTCCCGGTTTTCGTCCTGTTCACTTTGAGGAAGCAGTTAATGCTGACAAGCATGTGTTCATGGAAAAACCACTGGCTACGGACGTTCCCGGCATACATAAGATTTTAGAGGCCGGAAAACTGGCTGAGCAAAAAAATCTTAATGTAGTAGTAGGACTGCAGCGCCACTATCAAAACAGCTACCGGGAAGTTTCCAAGCGCGTACATGGCGGAGAAATTGGTAGCATTGTCGGTGGACAGGTCTACTGGAATAGTGACGGTGTTTGGGTCCGTCCTCGCGAAGATGGCCAGACCGAGATGGAGTATCAGATGCGCAACTGGTACTATTTTAACTGGCTTTGCGGAGATCACATTCTGGAGCAGCATATCCACAATATCGATGTTGCCAACTGGATGATCGGTGAGTATCCGGCATCAGCTCAGGGCATGGGTGGACGTGAAGTGCGTAACGGTAAAGAGCACGGTCAAATATTTGATCACCATTTTGTTGAGTTTACATATCCCAGTGGTGCCGTTATTGCCAGTCAGTGTCGTCACCAGGAGGGCACTATGAACCGGGTTTCTGAATTCTTCCAGACAACCGAGGGGACTATTGATACAGCTGGTGATAGGGGAATTATTACCAGCTGGGATGGGGAAACCTTGTATGACCACAATGCTGATGGAGATATCAATCCCTATCAACAGGAGCATAATGAGCTCTTTGCAGCTATTCGAAATGGCGAGGTCATCAATGATACTGAACGGAGTGCCAAGAGTACACTTACGGCAATTATGGGTCGTATGGCAACCTATTCCGGAGATGTGATTAGCTGGGAAGATGCCATGAACGGTTCTAAGAAGCTTGTGCCGGATGCACTTTCCTGGGATTCCGAGCCTCCCGTTACTCCTGACGAGAATGGCAATTATCCTGTGCCGGTTCCCGGAGTAACAGATGTATTGACCTAA